In Girardinichthys multiradiatus isolate DD_20200921_A chromosome 18, DD_fGirMul_XY1, whole genome shotgun sequence, a single window of DNA contains:
- the ckmb gene encoding creatine kinase, muscle b, translating to MAAMKNCHNDYKMKFSVDEEFPDLSQHNNHMAKVLTKEIYSKLRSKSTPSGFTVDDVIQTGVDNPGHPFIMTVGCVAGDEESYEVFKELLDPIISDRHGGYKPTDKHKTDLNFENLKGGDDLDPNYVLSSRVRTGRSIKGFTLPPHNSRGERRGIEKLSIEALSSLDGEFKGKYYPLNGMSDAEQEQLIADHFLFDKPVSPLLTCAGMARDWPDGRGIWHNDNKTFLVWVNEEDHLRVISMQKGGNMKEVFRRFCVGLQKIEEIFKKHNHGFMWNEHLGYILTCPSNLGTGLRGGVHVKLAKLSTHPKFEEILTRLRLQKRGTGGVDTASVGGVFDISNADRLGSSEVEQVQLVVDGVKLMVEMEKKLEKGESIDGMIPAQK from the exons ATGGCAGCCATGAAGAACTGCCACAACGACTACAAGATGAAGTTCTCTGTGGATGAGGAGTTCCCCGATCTCTCTCAGCACAACAACCACATGGCCAAG GTACTTACCAAGGAAATCTATTCCAAGCTGAGGAGCAAATCCACCCCCAGTGGCTTCACCGTGGATGACGTCATTCAGACTGGTGTCGACAACCCAG GTCACCCGTTCATCATGACTGTGGGCTGTGTTGCCGGTGACGAGGAGTCCTACGAGGTCTTCAAGGAGCTGCTTGACCCTATCATCTCTGACCGTCATGGCGGATACAAGCCCACCGACAAGCACAAGACTGACCTGAACTTCGAGAACCTGAAG GGTGGTGATGACCTGGACCCCAACTATGTGCTGTCCAGCCGTGTGCGTACCGGCCGCAGCATCAAGGGATTCACCCTGCCCCCCCACAACAGCCGTGGAGAGCGCAGAGGCATTGAAAAGCTGAGCATTGAGG CCCTGTCCAGCCTGGATGGTGAGTTCAAAGGAAAGTACTACCCCCTGAATGGCATGAGCGATGCTGAGCAGGAGCAGCTGATTGCTgatcacttcctgtttgacaAGCCAGTTTCCCCCCTGCTGACCTGCGCTGGCATGGCCCGCGACTGGCCTGATGGCAGGGGCATCTG GCACAATGACAACAAGACCTTCCTGGTCTGGGTGAACGAGGAGGATCACCTGCGCGTCATCTCCATGCAGAAGGGAGGCAACATGAAGGAGGTCTTCAGACGCTTCTGCGTTGGCCTGCAGAAG ATTGAGGAGATCTTCAAGAAGCACAACCATGGCTTCATGTGGAACGAGCATCTGGGCTACATCCTGACCTGCCCCTCCAACCTGGGAACCGGCCTGCGTGGTGGCGTGCACGTCAAGCTGGCCAAGCTCAGCACACACCCCAAGTTTGAGGAGATCCTGACCAGGCTGCGCCTGCAGAAACGTGGCACAG GCGGTGTGGACACAGCCTCAGTGGGTGGCGTGTTCGACATCTCCAACGCTGACCGTCTGGGCTCCTCTGAGGTGGAGCAGGTGCAGCTGGTGGTTGACGGTGTGAAGCTCATGGTGgagatggagaagaagctggagaaggGAGAGTCCATTGATGGCATGATCCCCGCTCAGAAGTAA